Proteins from a single region of Zavarzinella sp.:
- a CDS encoding glycerol-3-phosphate acyltransferase: MHVAWWYWPLCYLCGAVPFAWIIARAKGVNLFQVGSGNIGATNLGRTLGRKYGILCFLLDFLKGAVPVGIASLFAVADRTVWGIPQLLNVGAAVATFAGHLFPIYLRFRGGKGVAAGLGTICVLVPGPAAITGLFWIATTTSTRMISAGSMVGVVVLWLSRYFSTPEWFSLPNLATSTYLLVGGAFVLLKHYPNARRMLAGKENLLKDTSMNRSLSRSIHVMALGLWFGSGVMFNLISAPSIFRSFEEVVQTAPNDRTVGIDITANGTAEQKKALSSALAGAAVGPIFPKYFILHAVCAGLALITAYSMRHHGNFRWIIIAAGNLTVWAGWLISGKVADLRLERLSDPSLKEAFAQWHLLSLGLSLLTIVISGIALGFAGNLPSQQQK, translated from the coding sequence ATGCACGTTGCGTGGTGGTATTGGCCGTTGTGTTATCTCTGTGGTGCGGTGCCTTTTGCCTGGATTATTGCCAGAGCCAAAGGCGTCAATCTGTTTCAGGTGGGCAGTGGCAACATTGGTGCCACCAACCTGGGCCGCACCCTCGGGCGAAAATATGGCATTCTGTGCTTTCTGCTCGACTTTTTGAAGGGTGCAGTGCCGGTGGGCATTGCCAGCCTGTTTGCAGTGGCGGATCGCACCGTGTGGGGGATTCCACAGCTCCTGAATGTGGGTGCCGCCGTGGCGACATTTGCAGGTCATTTATTCCCCATCTATCTTCGTTTTCGAGGCGGAAAAGGAGTGGCAGCGGGTTTGGGAACAATCTGCGTTCTCGTGCCCGGGCCAGCGGCCATTACGGGCCTGTTCTGGATTGCTACCACCACCAGCACGCGGATGATTTCTGCAGGTTCCATGGTCGGTGTGGTCGTGCTGTGGCTGAGCCGATATTTCAGCACGCCCGAGTGGTTTTCTCTCCCAAATCTGGCCACCAGCACTTATTTACTGGTCGGTGGGGCGTTTGTATTGCTGAAGCACTACCCCAACGCCAGGCGAATGCTGGCTGGCAAAGAAAATCTTTTGAAGGATACGTCAATGAACCGTTCTCTTTCCCGCTCCATCCATGTGATGGCACTGGGACTCTGGTTTGGCAGTGGGGTGATGTTCAATCTGATCAGTGCCCCGAGCATTTTTCGATCGTTTGAGGAAGTTGTCCAGACCGCACCGAATGACCGCACCGTGGGGATTGATATTACGGCCAATGGCACTGCGGAACAGAAAAAAGCCTTGTCCAGTGCCCTGGCAGGTGCCGCCGTCGGGCCAATTTTCCCGAAATACTTTATTCTGCATGCAGTATGTGCCGGATTAGCATTGATAACTGCCTATTCAATGCGGCACCACGGTAATTTCCGCTGGATCATCATTGCAGCAGGGAATCTGACCGTCTGGGCGGGGTGGCTGATTTCTGGCAAGGTTGCAGATTTGCGACTGGAACGGCTGAGCGATCCCTCGTTAAAGGAGGCATTTGCCCAGTGGCACCTGTTGAGCCTGGGCCTGAGCCTGTTGACCATAGTCATTTCGGGCATTGCATTGGGATTCGCGGGCAACTTACCCAGCCAGCAACAGAAGTAA
- a CDS encoding helix-turn-helix transcriptional regulator, which yields MSKSPAEDGPKEKKPRRSRKKSPDISVQLRAAIVESGMPLIKLSQKSGVHSAQISRFLNQQRTLTLPAVVKICHVLRLTLVPFEG from the coding sequence ATGTCGAAATCACCAGCCGAAGATGGACCGAAAGAAAAGAAACCACGTCGTTCGCGGAAGAAATCGCCCGATATCAGCGTGCAGTTGCGGGCCGCCATCGTCGAAAGTGGGATGCCATTAATTAAACTTTCTCAGAAAAGTGGTGTCCACTCGGCACAGATCAGTCGTTTTTTGAACCAACAACGCACGTTAACACTGCCAGCAGTGGTGAAAATTTGCCACGTGCTGCGTCTGACACTGGTCCCCTTTGAAGGATAA